The Chondrinema litorale genomic interval GCGATTTCAGTTCCTACATTTACATCTTCTCGCTTATCACTTAAGAGTAATTTTCCATCAACATAAAGTCTAACATAACCGGCTGCGTGGCCTTCAAAATAATACACACCATCAGCATCCACTTTTATAAATCCATCAAAAGAAATTCCCCAAGCCGTATTTCTGTGCAAAACTTCCTCGAAGTTTAAGAAGGTAGTTTTGCCTTTTCTTATTTCTTGTAACTGATTAAAGTCGGCAGGGTCTGAGATTTCGCCTTCGAAATAAGTGTAATCCAAACCTCTTTTAGGATTAGAAACATTGCTTGTTTCGTGTAAAGCTTCTTTCTCAAATTTTTTGGTTATTACTTGACTTTTACCTGTTCTATTAAATGCCACCGCTTTTACAGTAGTAGTTTCTGATATGGTAAAAGGCTTTTTGTAAAGTGTAGAACTTTTGGTTGGTTTAGTACCATCTAAGGTATAGCGAATGCTCATGTTGTCATAGAGGGTTTGCATCTCAACCGTCAAACTCTCTGGAAAAACAGATTGCGCTGGTAAAACCATAGGTGTCGGAGGTTCTTTAGCCAGTATTTCGTTTTCACCTTTGTTGGTATTTTTAACCATAGAAAAAGAGTCGAAAACATTTCCGTTTTCATCCATTGCCTGAAATTCGATGGTTTTATCAAATACAGTTACATAACCAAAATGATGTGTGCTTTTTAATTTTCTTGTAAACCAAGCACGTGTTGGTTGGGCAACCTCTAAATGACCACCAGCACCGCCCACATTCAAGTAAAGCACGCCTTTTTGCTGATTTATTTTGTTTTGGAAGATCGGCCAAGTACGCTCATAAGTATGTATATGTCCATAGAAAACGATATCAACCAAGTATTTTTCAAAAAGTGGTACCAAGTTTCTTGTGTCAGTATCGCCTAAAGTAGATTTTTCATATTCGGTATCTCCAAAGTCATTGGCTTCAGAAGAGTAGGGAGGATGGTGATGTACTACAATTTTCCAAGTTGCGTCAGATTTTGCCAGTTGCCATTCTAACCACTGGTATTGTACACTACCCGGCTGAATATCTCTGTTGGTGTCTACCATAAAAAATTCAGCATTACCATATTTAAAAGTGTATCTGTACTCAGGCTCTGGATTCGCACTGTATTGGTAGTAAAAAGGCGCATCTACTTCGTGGTTACCGGGAACTGAGAAAATCGGATATCTTTTAGTAAAAGTATTACTTGGGTTTAAATATTCATCTACCCAGTCGTCTTTCATGTAACCATAAGAAACCAGGTCGCCAGCATGGAGACCAAAATCGGGTCTTTCTTGCCAAGCCAAAGTGGTTAACTTGCCCCAAACATCTGGGTTTCCCTGTGAGTCGCTAAATACTGCAAAAGCAAAAGCCGAATTATCAGAAACCGCAGTTTTAAATGTTGAAACTGCGGTTTCTAGTTTATCGCCAGATTCTAAAATGGTGGTTACTTTGTAAAAATAAGGCGTTTCTTCTTCCAAGTTTTCCAATAAAACCTCATGCATAATGGTGTTTTCATCAGAAAAATACTTTAATGAAAGATTAGGGCTATCCACATCAAATTGTGATGGCCCATACTCCACAATCGAATTGCCGGGAATGGATGTTTCCCATAAAATCTTTATGCTGTTTTTGGTGCCAAATTGTAAATAAGGATTTACTACAAAGCGGCCAGTTTGTGCACTAGCTTGAAAAATGATTAATAGTGCTCCAATCAAAAAAGTGAGTTTGCGCATTTTCTATTAGTATAGTTTTTAATTAGCATTTAAGTATTTGTTCTCTTCTTGAATACTCTCAAAAATTCTAAAAGTACTATCGGGAATTGCCTCAAATTTCAATTTTAGCTTAATCCCTAAATACAATCTGATGGCAAAGCAATTTGCTAAAGCTTTTAAATAGCATGGGACTGCACGAAGTTTTCAGAAACTTAATGCTTAGTATATTTTACTGTAATATGGGTAGGATAAACTTATAAAATCCAAACAATACACCTTTTGGATTAGTTATGAAAAACAAATGCAACATGTTTTGTTGTGTGTTTTTTTTAATGAAGTAATCTGATGAAATACACCATTTTTTCGGCGATGTTTCTCTGTTTGCGGAAGATTTTTTTAACTACTATTTTATTATCATGACTAAGCATCTGGCGATCCGACTATCTCTTATTATCAGCCTATTATTCAACTTTGCTGTTGCATACAGTGCTTCAATCAATGGCAAAATCAAGAAAGTTTCTAAGCAAGATATACAAATTGGTGATGATACATTTAAAGTAAGTGAAGACGGGACTTTCATCTACGATAAGAAAATTAAAAATCCGGCTTTGTTAGATGTGGTTTATGGTGAGATGGCATGGACGGTTTATGTAGAACCTGAAGCTACTCTTGAAATCAACATATCAGATAGTAACCTAAATAATATTACTTACTCAGGTGTTTTAAAATCGGAAAATGCTTGTTTGCTCAAAATCAGCCAGATGTCTGAAAAAGCAAACAAATACCTCAAGGCTAATTGGGAGGAGTTGCATATAAAATCTGAAACTGATTTTGTTACTGTGATTGATTCGCTCAAGCAACTCTATCTAATTTGTATGGTTCCCGCTGAGATAGATGGCAATAGATTAACTATGGATTTTATCGATCGTTTTGGGGCATATCTAGATTTAAATTACAATAGATTTATTGTGATGTATCCTGAAAGGCACTATCAATACACAGGTAAAGAAGTGGCTTTGAGTCCTTATGTGATGGATGAAATAGAAAAGCTCAACCTTGACAATAAATCTCTGTTAGACATAGAAGGATACAAAAAGTTTGTAACTGCTCTGATAGATTATAAAACAGGGCTCGAATTAAAAAGCGATAGCTCATCACTCAATACAGAAATGCTTAAAACAGATGCGGTTTTTGGTTTGATTAACGAAATGTTTAAGCAAGAAGAACTGCGAGATTTTTGGCTTTCTGAGTATTTAATAAAACATATACAAGCTAATGGGATTTCTAGCAGCGAGCAATTTGTAGACGAATTTTATGCTGTTTGTGAAACCAAGGAGTATAAAAGAAAAGTAAAGGCTCAGCTAAAAGAGTAACTCAATTTAGCTTAATACCAAACAACAACTATTTTTTCCTATAATTATCGAGCACATCTTTGGCTTCTAATAATACAGAGGCTTGTTCTAGCATTTCTTTCATTTCATCAAACTCTTTTTCTATAAAATTGAGCTGAATATCGTGATGACAAGTATTGATAATGATGTGTTTGTGTCCATCAGGAAATTTGAGCGCCATCTTTTGAAAGTTGAGTTTGACAAAAGCATCGCTAAATTTTTCAAACGCTTCTGGCGTAAAACCCACCAATAGATTTTTATAATACAAGCCAATTCTCTTGCAATGGCGGCAACGGGCAATGTTAAAATAGTTGCCTTCTAGCAGTATTTCTGGTATGCAACTCATAGGATTGATTTAAAATTTACGCAAAAAAATATCAGCCTCCTTTTGTGATAAAGAAGGAATATGACTAGAAAAATAATATCTGCTTATGCAGTTTGTTCAAAGTGCTGTTTCACTTTGTCTTGCAAATAAGGGCATTCAATAGCTTTTAATGCATCTTGAATAATTTCCCTTTTTTTAGATGGGTTAGTCTGAATGTTTTGTTGCAGATTGAGTAAGAAATGATCGAATTTATCGAGTGTATTATTACTTGAATCGTTCATAATGTTGGTTTTTAGGATTGATAAATTGGCATATTGATCTGTTAGTATTTCTCAACCAGCGTTTTGGTTATTTATATAAAAATACGAAAATTAATTTTCATTCAATATAAGCTCATCTATTTTCATTTTGTTTAACCTCCCCCCAAACCATGAGCAACAATTCATGGTCGGGGAGAGGGGTAATTAGTGCCTGTGCCGCAGCTCTGGGTAAACTATTATGTTGGCAAAACAAAGTATGAGGAAAACTAGCTAGCGACACAGGGCTTAATTTTTTATATCTTAAAATTCAATGTTCCCATTGGTCTGTACAGCATATTGAAATGTATAATACTGAGAGCTTGGTCTGGTGCTTAAATCAGCAAACTCATCAGTTGAAGTATCAGGGTTACCCTCATAGTAGCTGATCATCTCTACTTTCGCATAGTTTCCATCGCCTGTTTTTAACACAATTACTACTCCCGGTATAGGTAAAATGGCATGTTGTGGTTCTGACATGGCGGTGTAAGAATACCAGCCATTGTTAGAGCCAGCTGGAATGGCATAACCTTCGGCAGAATCTACACTATAACCTGATGTTGGTGCACTGGTTATGGTTTCAAAAACGCCTTCTACAATTTGTGCAGCCCCTTCACCCGGACCAGAAGTTCCTCCATTAATCATAATAGTTGAACCATTAAATGCAATATCCCAAGTAGTTGAGTTAGAATCAGCTTGAGTGAGGGTTGTACCTCCTTCTAGGTCGAAATAGGTAATGCCGCTCTCATCTGTTGCGTGCACATCTGTTACTAAATCTAATACTACAGATTCTCCTTCATCATCGTCGTCGCAAGATGTAAAACCAAATAATGATGCAGCAAGCATTAATAGCAAGTAAAAAGTGTTTGTTATGTTTCTCATTTTAAATGATAATTAAATAGTGTTTAAATATTAATTGATTAGTTATTAGAATTTGGAAATTTCAGATTAATGCCACCATACCAGAGCCTACCTGCAACAGTGGGTTGATAAGTGTTTACTTTGTCGAGCAAGTTATTTGCCCCAGCTTCTAATGTGAGCCAGCCAAAAAGTTTTTTATTAATAGCCAAATTGAGCAAGATATAACCATCTGCATATTCACTGTCGAGATCGACAATGCCATTGCCGTTAGAATCTCCAATGCCCCATTTGCCTCTGTAAATACCTCTTAGTGAGAGATCAAAATCATACTTATTGTTGTAGTAATACAGCTTTACATTTCCTGTATGGCGAGAGCGATTTACCAGCCCACCATAGTCTGATAATGATACCAATGAGGTAATATTGGTTTTTGGATTTCGGGTATAAACCTCCCCGTTTTTAATTTCTTCTACAGCAGCTACATCTCTGGAATCTAGGTATTGATAACCCAATGAAAAACTGAGATTATCTAATACCTGATAGTCTGCTTTTATTTCAACTCCCTGAGTAACTACTTCTTCCATATTCATATAACTGAAAACACTTTGCCCATTGGTTTTTAGGGCAATTGGGGTAGAGTTAATCAGGTTACTTATTTCATTTCTAAAAGCATTAATGTTTATGTGCAACTTGCTAATAGGGTGCAGTTTTACACCAAAATTGTAAGCAATAGAAGTTTCTGCTTTAATTGCCTCAACATCAGCAGGGTCCATATAGTAGGTTTGAATGAGCCCCTCTGCTTCCAGTTCGGCAATTCTTTCTTGTACAATGCTCGAACCGATCACAGTATAGCCCACTGTCGGGTTGGTAAAGTTGAGCAGCAATTGTCTGAAATCTGGTGCTTTGTAACCACCACCAAACGAAGCTTGTATTTTCACCCAATCGTTTACTTCGTAACCTGCCGCTATTTTAGGGCTAAACCTCGATTTATACTCGCTATGAGTATCAAACCTACCTCCAACAATTACATTGAATTTACTTGAAGGAATCCACTGGTGTTGTACAAAACCATAGTTAGCGCGAAATGCATTTACATCATCGTAGCGAGTAGCTTCCACAGTTTCTATATAATGCCCAACTCCTAGTGTAGTAATGTGTTTGTCACTAATGTACCAATCGTATTGGGCTTCGGTTCGATTAAAAAGCTGTTCAAAATAGCTCTCATCATATATGCCACCATCAGACTGGTAAGTATAAGTTTGTTCAGTATTATAACCAGTGGTGTAGTTGCGTAACTGTAGTCTGTGGTTATCATTAAAATTGATATTTAATGTGGGCATCAGGTTCCAGTCGTCTTGTTTCGCATCGTTATCTACTCGAACTGTAGAGCCATCATCCAAAGTAATGTCTTCTGTATTTTCTTGCGATTCGGTGTAGTAGCGAGCGTTTATCTTCAATTTTACCTTATCAGAAAACTTGTAGCTAATCTTCGGATTAAAGGTATAAGACTCATATGGAGGTGCTGTTTTCGAAATAGTCTCTTTTGCTAAGTCGTAACCTTTAGAGCTCATTCTATCAGCAAACATACTTATAGCAAATTTATCATTGCTATAACTAGCATTGGCGCTAGTATTAAAAGTATTGAATGAGCGATATCTCATTCGCAGTGATGAATCGAAGCCAGATTTGTCTTTTTTGGTAATGATATTGACCACACCAGCCATGGCTTCGCTACCGTAAAGAGAAGAGGATGGACCTCTAATTATCTCGATTTGTGCAATGTTATTTACGGTGATTCTGCTCAAGTCGAGCGTGCCTGCGGTTCTACCAATTACAGGTTCACCATCAATTAAAATCTTGATGTAGTCAGAAGATAAGCCTTGCATTTGCAAACCAGTGCCATGGTCGCTTACAATTTGCAAACCGGCTTGTTCCATTAAAACTTCGTTGAGTCTGAAAGAACCCATCTGCTCAATTTGCTCTTCAGAGATAATCTCAACAGGTAAGGGTACATTTTCCACCGCACGAGAAGTACGTGTGGCTGTAATTGTAATTTCACTCAACTGCTTTTCATCTTCTTCGAGTTTGATATTCAGTTGTGGTGCTTTGCCATTATTTACTTCAATTTCTTTTTGGATGGTTTTATGGCCAATTCTGGTAATTTTAAGTGTATAAGTGCCATTTTGTAGACCATCCAGAATAAACTTTCCCTTTTCATTGGTAGCAACTCCTTCTTTGGTTTCTACAACCAATACAGTAGCATAGTTTACAGGTTTTCCATTTTGGTCAGTTATTGTACCCGAAACAGAAAGCTCCTGTGCCAGTAAAATAAATGGCAGGTTTATAATGAGTAATATTAGATATAAAAATCTTTTGGCTAATCGGTAAGTAATCATGATTATTAGTTTTTTAGAATATTCTGGATTTCCAGAATAGTGGAGGTATTAACCATCACATGGTGCAGCTTGGAAAGCTCTTGCAAACTGAACATAAATGCCATATTGGCTACAGAAGTACTTACAACAATATTTCTGCAACATGGACACTTATCTTGACTGGCACCTTTCAAAGTGTTTTCCACACAGTTTTTTAACTGGTAGAATTCCTTTGGAAGAAGCTTCAGACAAACATTTCCGAAACTCATTTGAATAGCGGCAGTCTTTTTACATTGAGCCGAGTAGGCGTAATCATTTTCGTCAATTAATTTGAATGATGTTGACATCTTTAAATTTTTTTGATGATATGATGCTGTAACTGATCGCCTGATGAGCAAACTGGAAAGTCTGCTTCAGGCAACTCAGTTGGTGTTTTTGATCTTTAAAATCTACCCAATACAAAACCGGGATTACTGAAAAAGCAGTAATCAAAATTTGAATGAAACTAAGTGTTGAAAAATATTATCTAGTAATTAGCGGCTTACATTATTTCCGGTGTTTGTAATAGATAAATTTGTTATTGAAAGAAGCATAAGCTTCTACCTCCATTGGTTTATGTTAGCTTACTACTTTGGCGAATGAATCTGAAAGATTATTTACTAATTCTTTCCATTCAATAGTTTGTGGAATCCCCGGTTTTCTTATTCCGAAAAACTGGGCAATCATCTCTTTATTGGCATCGAAAATCTCTATAGAAATTACTGAGCCATCTGTAGTTGGTTTTTCAACTATCCAAGCGCTATCTACCAAATCTGCTCTTAAGTGCATATTAAAATTAGGGTCTAGTACATTTAACCAGCGTTCTGCACCAGTGTGGCCTCTTTCCAATAATCGAATGGTTCTTACCTTATCCTGATGGATTTGCAAGTTACCTCTGTTGCCTGCAAAAATCATAATGGGTAACTTTTGCTTTGCAGCATCTTCGAGTAAAGGCTGAATACTTTTTGTATCGATTTGCTGAGTAAATTTGCCTTCTGCCAATTCCAAAGCATGGTAGCGATGCACATTATACTTTCTTAATAAAGGAAAGAAATCGTGTGTGTCTTTCAAGTTTGCCCAAGCTTCTAATAGCGCTTCTGCATTTGGATTTGCATCAAACTCAATGGGCTCATAAACACTAGTTTCTTGTGCTTTACTCTGATTTTCAGATTTAAAATCTGCTACAATTTGCTCAAGTGCTTCGTAGTTGCTTTTGTCTTGTAGGTAAATTTTGGTAACCGCATTTCCCTCATGATCAAAAACTTGAATACTAGTGAGCAGGCGGTCTTTTTTCATTTGCTTTACAGCAAAAGCCACATGCCAAGACTTAAGAAATACCCTTGTTTCAATTGGACCAATTACAGTTCCGATTTTATGATCGCCTCTACCAAAAACATTTACCTTTTCAAACTCTCCTTTGTGTTCGAGAATGCAAGCATCGTTTCTTGTGAGCGACATTACCCTGCCTAGCTCCGGCAGTCTTTTCAATAAATCTTCCCAGTTAGAATTTAATCTTACAGTTTCTTCATTTAAGGTAGTTGCCAGTAATTGTGCTTCACTTGAGTTAAGTGCAATTGCCGCTTCTCTAATTCTTATGCCCGGTTTTTCCACTTCTAGTGCTTTCCAGGCTTCGTAAAGTTCTTCTGGTGATTTTGTTTTAGTTGAATTGTCCATATGAAATTGTATTTAAATTTTTTGTCTGCATGTTTAAAATAGATTTTGGAACTATAATTAGTTGGCCATTATCTTCAATTAGTTTTACCGGATGCGAAAATGTTTCTTCAATTACATCGGTAGTGGCAACATCGTTACAAGCACCATAGGCTATTGTTTGTCCTTCTTTTAAAAATAAAATATCATCTGCATACTGAATCGCCAGATTGAGATCGTGCAAAATAGCCAGTACACCAATGTGGCGGTTGCATTGCTTTTTGGCTAAAGCCAATAGTGCATGTTGCTGAGCCAAATCGAGGCTAGATGTAGGCTCATCAAGTAGCAAATACTTTGGATCAGGAGAGTTATGTAGCAATTGAGCAATTACTCTTGCCATTTGTACTCGCTGCTTTTCTCCACCTGAAAGCGTTTGGTAATATCTTCCTCTGTATTTATTTAAGCCTGTTAATACTATGGCTTGATCAATTGCTTCGTGTTTTTCTGCTGAGGAATCTTTAAAAGCATACCTGCCAATTTCAATAACCTGTTCTACAGTAAAAGGGAAATTTACCACTGTATGTTGGGGAAGTATGGCTCTGAGTTTAGATAATTCATGATTTTTAAAATCACTAATATTTTTCCCGTTGAGCTTAACTGCACCAGTAAATTTCTTTGTTTCTCCTGAAAGTATTTTTAGCAATGTGGTTTTACCTGCACCATTAGGCCCTACTACTGCCGTAAATTTACCCGGCTCAATCTGAAGTGAACAGTTCCTGAGAATGGTTTTTCTACCAATACTTTTCGATATATGTTCGATTGTAAACATCAGATTAATTTTTTCTTTTTACTTGAAATAAGTAGATAAATGAAAAATGGAGTGCCAATTACCGCAGTAACTACACCTATTGGTAATTCGGCGGGTATTACAATAGTTCGAGCAAAAATATCTGCCAAAAGTAGTAAACAAGCACCTCCAATTGCCGAGCAAGGTAAAACTAAAGTATGATCAGATGTAAAACTGATTCTGATAATGTGAGGAACAACTAAACCCACAAAACCAATAATGCCGGTAAAGGCTACTGAAACACCTACTGCCATGGCACTAAACAACACAGTAAGCAGCTTCACTTTCTCTACCGATACGCCAGAATGAAAAGCCTCAGACTCTCCCAAAGCTATGGCATTTAGCGATCTACTCATTGTTATAAGGCCTGTGCATGCAATGCCAATCAATGGGAAAAGTATGTTTAGTTTCTCCCAAGTAGCTGAGCTTAAGTCGCCCAATGTCCAGAAAGTGTAGGAGCGCAATTGGGCATCGTCTGCATAAAAAATGGATAAACCAATTGCTGCTCCTGCTAGCGAAGTTATAGCAACTCCCGCCAGAATCAGATAAGTAATTTGAGTTTTGCCTTCGGATTTACTGAGTTTTAAGGTGAAGGCTGTGGCTAAGCCTCCACCCAAAAAAGCAAAAAGAGGCATTAAGTAAGTTCTTGAAATTTCGAGCAGTGCAGGGGCCATTGTTCCCATAAACATAATGACGAATATAGCTCCCAATGCTGCTCCGCTAGATACACCGATAATTCCGGGTTCCACCAGCGGGTTTCTAAATAAACCTTGTAATGCTGCGCCACTAATACCCAGCGCTGCGCCCACCGAAATGGTGAGCAACAAGCGCGGTAGTCGGATATTAATTAAAACCAATTCTTTCATCTCATCTATGCCTGAAATTAGCCCCAGCTTTTGTGCAAAAACCTGCGCAATATCGATGGGAGATATAGCTACTGAGCCAATTGCCATTGAGCTAAAGAATAGCAAGCCGAGCAGCCCAAACATCAATAAGATGGTAAGTGTATGTTTTGAGATATTTTTGTTAGTGAGCGCGATCTGCATTTTATTCTTCAGTTGGATGAGTTAGTTGAAAAAGTTCCTGAGCAGCTTCTGCAATTCTTGGCCCCCAATTAGTGAGTTTTATGCCGTCTATGGCTATAATCTGTCTCTTTTTGCCAGCAGTAGTTTGTGCCACTCCGGTTACTTCTAGCACTTTATCAATCCCTCCAACACTTGCCAAACCAGACTCAAAAAAGAGAATGTAATCTGGGTTAGTCTGAATAAGCGCTTCTGCATTAAGCGGTTTATAACCAGAGACTTCTGGCAAGGCATTTTTTGCCCCAGCGATCTCCAATATTTCAAAATCTGTATCAATTGCTCCTGCTACTTGCATTGTGCCCATCCCTCTGGCATACACACACAGAATAGTTGGGCGAGCTTGGCTAGCATTTACTTTCTGTTTAACTATATCTAATTCAGTTTCAATTTTAGTGATAAGTGCTTCACCTTCTTTTTCTTTATCTAGAGCTGTTGCTATCGCTCTTATTCTGTTCTTTGTACTTTCAAAGTTTCCTTCTCTTTCGAGTACCAATGTTTTAATTCCAGTGGATTTGATCTGTGTTATCAACTCATCTTTCACATAATCTTTTTCAAAAATTACTAGATCGGGTTTTTGAGAGATAATTCCCTCTGCACTAATCGAACTTCTGTAACCGATAGAAGGCAGCGAAGTCAGCTTAGAAGGGTAAAGACTGGTTCGGTCCGTAGCAATAATTTTATCACACAAACCTAGTTCGCAAACGATCTCAGAGTTGGCGCTTCCGGCGGTGATAATTCTATCCTGAGCTTTTACAAAAAAGCTTGATAGTAGAAAAAAGGCAAGCGGGAGTATGTAGTAATTCATCTTTATTTTAATTTAGACTAATTCTAAATAATGCAAGTATAAGCCTGAAATGGATTAGAATCAAGGGTTTTTGAGAAAAAGTTTTAAGGATTTAATAAAATAGTAGTAGAAATAGCTTCTGGCTAATGCAGTGCTATTATTTAACATAAACTTTATCAAATGGATAGAAAAGTTGATGAAGGCTAAAAATTACTTTCGTTTGAATCGTCATTTATTTATTAATGTAAAAACATACGGTAAGTGCTATGTGTTAAGAACTAAGCATAAAAGTTATTCAATTAAATACGTACTCAATTTCTGTATAAAGATTAGTAAGCAAATGATATTTACTTCTAATTTTAATTTTGTTAATTGATATATTTAATTGTTAGCTTTAGCAAAGTAAGAAATTTCATTTTTCGAAGAAATAGACTAATTACCAGTGCATATCTAAATGATAAATAAAGTAAAAAAAGGCAGAAGACAAATTGTGTTGGTAGTCTCTGGGCTCGCTATGATTACCAGTATTGTGGTAATTATAGGGTGGGTATTTAACATAAGTTCAGTTTTAAATATAGTTGTTGGAGGCCCGACAATGAAATTTAACACTGCTCTGTGTTTTTTTTTATCTGCACTAGGTATCACACTTGCATTTAGCAGAAAAATACATTTCAAATCGATTAGTAGATTATTAGGTTTCTTGGTACTTTTTATAGGCAGCTTTAGTCTAGGAGAATACCTCTTCTCAGTGCCATCTTTTTTAGATAACTTCTTTGTAAATGATCTACTCTCGGGCGATTATCCGGGTAGAATGTCTGCTGGCACAGCTTTTTGTTTTTCAATGTTGGGCTTGTGTCTAATAGCTATTCAAACAGAGCAATTAATAATTCTTAAAACTGTACAGCATGTTTTAATGCTGGTTTTAGTAATAGCATTTGTATCCCTAATCACTTTTATTTTGGAAGTCCCAACAGCAAACAAGGTGTTTTTTATCAATACTATGGCTGTACACACTTCAATGCTATTTATATTATTAGCAGCAAGTCTATCATTCAAAAATATTCATTTGGGCTTTACTGCTTTAATTTTTGAAGATTATGATGGTAGTAAATTAATTAGAAAGCTTATTCCATTTATTGTACTTCTTTCAATTAGTTTAACCTACATTTTGTTGATCGTGATAAATAGTAACATCATCAATTACGATTTTGGATTAGTCTTTTCAACTGTTGTATTTATCTTAATTAGTGTTTTGTATATATCTGTTATTGGAATAGATCTAAATAAAAAGG includes:
- a CDS encoding heme/hemin ABC transporter substrate-binding protein; this encodes MNYYILPLAFFLLSSFFVKAQDRIITAGSANSEIVCELGLCDKIIATDRTSLYPSKLTSLPSIGYRSSISAEGIISQKPDLVIFEKDYVKDELITQIKSTGIKTLVLEREGNFESTKNRIRAIATALDKEKEGEALITKIETELDIVKQKVNASQARPTILCVYARGMGTMQVAGAIDTDFEILEIAGAKNALPEVSGYKPLNAEALIQTNPDYILFFESGLASVGGIDKVLEVTGVAQTTAGKKRQIIAIDGIKLTNWGPRIAEAAQELFQLTHPTEE